The genomic stretch TGTAAAGCCTATAGATATATGCAATGGAAAGGAAGGAGGGTTCGGATGGAGCTTCATAGCGCGTCTAACTAAAAATTTATCTCCTTTTCTCGGGCTAAAACTTTACTAAGATTGCTGATCAATAGCAATTATCCAATAGAGAAAACAAAATGTCCAAGAAATAGAAATTACATGCTTTAAGCATGTACACAGGCTACCCAAATCGACTAGAGAACCTAATCATCTGGATGCTTGTGCTTCCGTTTGAACATATTgaaactagctagctagctagagatGGGGCTCTGGATGACATGGCTATTGCGAGACACTACGCGCGGCGCACACGAGAGAGCAACGAGACTGGGAACACTGAGGCAAACAAGCAATTATTCATCAAGCTTCTAATAAGCAAACATCAAGACAACTACTCAACTAGCAATTACACCACCAAGCACCATGCAGTCTAGCTAGAAAATAACTATATACGCATATGCAGCCATACATGTGCAGTGTAGTACGATATGCATGTTGTGATATGTATCCTTTGAAAGTTCATTCATCGACGGCAAGGGGGGGCCGGAGGCCGGAGCCCACTATATATGGCCCCAACATGGCTCTGATCCGCCGGTGTGGGCACATATATCATGATAGATAGAATTGAAGGTTAACTAATAAAGACATGGAAACACAGCATCATATCATAGATAGAGGACAAGCAACTGCTTGCTTCATTCACGATCGATATATGCCGGCCGTACCTTGATGACCGTGTCCCCGCTCTCGAGGATATGGAGTCTGGGATCCAGGTAGCCAAGAATCCGAAGGTTGGGGGCTCCTCTTACTATTATCCTCGTCCGTGGAGGGACGAAGAACTGGTTGGTTCGCCACAGAATGACACGCTCAATGCGCGGCGCGTCCACGGTGAGCTTCAGCGGCTTGAACTGCCAGAGCAGCAAGCACTCGAGCCTGGGGCATAGGACGTCGAGGTACGGCGGCACCCCGCTGCCTTCGATGAAAGCCAGCATCTTGAGCACCGGGCAGCCGGCGAGGAAGTCACGGATGTCAGTTTCTGGCACGAACGCGTGGCACAGGACGAGCTGCTCCAGGTTGGGAAAATGAACAGCGCGCCGGTGCCCCGGCCTGCCGGGCACCGGTAGGTGCGGCATCTGGGAGAGCGCCAGGTGCAGGCGCTTTAGGGATTGGCACCGGAGGAGCTCGACGGAGAGGACCATCATGGCTGTCGGCCACTCACAGTTGAGGACGACCAGCTCCTCCACGCCCTTGGCGGCCATGATCCGGAGCCACGCCCTGAGTGAGCTCGCCGGGGACGAGGTGAGGCGGACCAACCGGAAGGGGCCCGGGTGGCTCCGAAGGATTGCCGTGACCTTGTCCCAGACCACGTCCCTTGATATGTCCTCGATAAGTTCCgtgtcctcgtcgtcgtccacgAGCTCGTCCACTCCGGCGGGCCGGAGCTGGACATCGTCGAGGACGAGCGGGATCGAGGACCAGATCGAGCGCCAGCTAGAGGAAAGCACGACGGTGGCGCCTCCGTCTTTGACGGGTAGCTTGGAGACGATTGTCCGCTGGATATCCTCAGGGAGCTGGCTAATGCGGTCCTCCTCACTGGATCCGGCGAGCGGGACGACGACTGCGGCGGCGTCGGGCTGGGCAGCGTTGGTAGTAGGTGGCGGCGGAGGGAGGAATCGGAGGCAAGTCCGTGCTGGAACCATGGTGGACTGGCGGCTGGCGGCTGGCGGCGTCGGGGTGACGAAGGTAGGAAATGGGGACGACTGACTGACTGAGCGCTCTGACTCACTCTGACTGCCCTAGCCCCTGCCTACCTAGGGTTTGGTGCTGGGCTAGTGTcggaaaaaaaaacatgtggGCCAACCGGACCGGGCCTACTACAAGAgtgtccttttctttttccttttttataaAAAGTTTCCTGGCCTTTTTCCGCGTAGAGATAGGAAATAACAAGCCTAACAGTGGTTACGGTACAGATATGGGTGTGGATACCTCGCTTTTCATTCGTTGATGGTAAAAATATACTCGCAGTACTATACTGACTCCTATCACAAAAGAATATAACTATAAGATCCGTGATCATCAAACTTGTTTAAATTTATAGAAGTTTTATATAAGGTCCGATTTGACAAAGCTTAGCTTTATCATTAAAGCTTTTTTTTTGTGCAAAACAACTTCATATGAGCAGTTTTTTTGTTGAAGCTGAGTTGTTTCAGAAAAATTATTTGGCAAAACAACTTCACAACATGGACCAAATGAATAAAATGACTATAATACCTCTTGTTTATTATTGTTCTTCTATTTTTTCTCATGAGATTTTTTCTTCGCACATCTTCTTCCACCACCATTCTCCTCCCCTTCCTCGGCGGCGGCTTCTTCCCCCACCATTCTCCTCCCCTTCCTCGGCAGATCCGCCGCCACCCCGTGCCCCTCCATGTGCCACTACAAGCCCCCGCCCCTGCCTTCGTCCCCCATGCTCTCCATGTCGCCGCAGGTCCTATGCTCCATCGCCGAGgctgatgtccccaaggccttCTCGGCCTCGTCTTCGGTCTCCTCAGCTTTGGCGACCGAGCGCTGCTCCCTCGTGTGCTGCCACTGGCTAGCTGTAGATGCCGCCACCCGCCTGCGCCTCGCGCTCGACGCCAGGTCACTGCTGCTCGCCAACTTTGCCCTTTCCCACCTTGTCGCGCGCTTTCGTGTCGTCTATCATAGCAGctaaaagccctagtttggttttagataattgatgaaacccaaaGTACTAACTTCTATGCTAAGTGTCTGTAGATTAGATAAGGTTAGTGCATACGAAgtaatggagcaagagatgatcatggtgataatggtgatgaccacaaggtgatcaagtgctcaacttggaaaataaaagaaagagaaaacaaaatcctatgaagatcaaggcaaaggtattgcttagggttttggttttggtgatcaagacaccatagagggtgtgatcacctttaggatagatagtcgtactattaagaggagaattctttggctaagcggttatcgagtgccactaggtgacatTGTTCCTGTGCATGCATGTAGAACCTAGTGTGCTAACTTAATTCTTgaaaatgtttatgaaaatatgctaacacacgtgcacaaggtGATACACTTGGCGGTTAGCATATTTGAGCAAGGGTTGAAGAGgtggagaggggtttgggtatcttgcttttgagaaaataaaatacatattttctattgcgctggaGGCCGACTTGAAGAGGAGGCCAAGTCATGGGAGTGTTTCTCGGGCGTCAGACGCTAGCCCAGCGTCCAGTGCGTTGTGGCCGAGTGACGTGCTTCTAGATAGTGCGTCGGAGCGTCCCACGAGTAGCGTCAAATGCAGCTAGGGTTTGTGAGTTGTGCGCGTCAGACACtggcagcgtctggtgcccaaCCGTTGAACGCGTCCGATGACCCTACGTGTTTGCAGACCTCTCGGAGTAGCGTTCGATGCCTAGGTGTCGCGTCCAGTGCATAGCACCTGACGCGTCCGACGCGTGTTACCTGCAAACTTCGACGTTTAAGTGACCGTTGGAGATCAATATGTCATGTTTGACTGAGGACACGTCGCAGCGATCCAGCGGTGCTGTCAGGGGACCGTCGGATGCTAGAGCTACGGCGGACACCCCGGATAGAGGGTGTTTTCAGAGCCTAACGGCTCTATTCTTTGGGGACGCTTATAAATAGTGTTTGGCCAGCttggggcttactctcttggcattctaacactCTTGACACCTTTGTGAGCCTAACCAAACACATCCTACTCATCTCCATCATTAATTCATC from Sorghum bicolor cultivar BTx623 chromosome 3, Sorghum_bicolor_NCBIv3, whole genome shotgun sequence encodes the following:
- the LOC8082196 gene encoding F-box/FBD/LRR-repeat protein At1g13570, whose amino-acid sequence is MVPARTCLRFLPPPPPTTNAAQPDAAAVVVPLAGSSEEDRISQLPEDIQRTIVSKLPVKDGGATVVLSSSWRSIWSSIPLVLDDVQLRPAGVDELVDDDEDTELIEDISRDVVWDKVTAILRSHPGPFRLVRLTSSPASSLRAWLRIMAAKGVEELVVLNCEWPTAMMVLSVELLRCQSLKRLHLALSQMPHLPVPGRPGHRRAVHFPNLEQLVLCHAFVPETDIRDFLAGCPVLKMLAFIEGSGVPPYLDVLCPRLECLLLWQFKPLKLTVDAPRIERVILWRTNQFFVPPRTRIIVRGAPNLRILGYLDPRLHILESGDTVIKVGTRPKPDVMLPSVEILAIKIRFGVREDERTLVAYLRVFPNIRTLHIQSAPAPLRRADDERGPDFWNNDIFSLITCISKIKKFSFYHFHGMDNNSELSFIKSIAQTCTLLEHMRITISGSIMEPPSLLKARLMNSMSEVKWASEESTLDIITGNHKEWEYSTASDLSLSDPFEYI